The Musa acuminata AAA Group cultivar baxijiao chromosome BXJ1-3, Cavendish_Baxijiao_AAA, whole genome shotgun sequence genome window below encodes:
- the LOC103979699 gene encoding allene oxide cyclase, chloroplastic-like has translation MASSSCLRASSLDLPNSSEALSNLSRVTTAPSSIPSIPNPFLSSCKIPKLRISNPRRRRRQSALPTIAIGFTSFFSKKLPEDSRPTKVQELCVYEINERDRGSPAYLRLSQKQVNFLGDLVPFSNKLYSGNLEKRLGITSGICVLIQHVPERDGDRYEAIYSFYFGDYGHISVQGAYLTYEESHLAVTGGSGVFAGAYGQVKLQQIVFPFKIFYTFYLRGIPDLPKELLGTPVPPSPGVEPTPAAKACEPAAALKNYTN, from the exons ATGGCATCATCCTCATGCCTCAGAGCTTCCTCCCTCGACCTGCCAAACTCATCGGAAGCCCTCTCCAATCTCTCACGAGTCACCACCGCGCCTTCCTCAATCCCATCGATCCCAAACCCGTTCCTTTCTTCGTGTAAAATCCCGAAACTACGGATTTCAAATCCCCGCAGGCGCCGCCGCCAATCTGCTCTTCCGACGATAGCCATCGGTTTCACTTCTTTCTTCTCCAAGAAGCTCCCTGAAGATTCCAGACCAA CTAAGGTGCAGGAGCTGTGCGTGTACGAGATCAACGAACGCGACCGCGGCAGCCCCGCCTACCTTCGGCTGAGCCAGAAACAAGTCAACTTCCTGGGCGATCTCGTGCCCTTCAGCAATAAG CTGTACTCGGGGAATCTGGAGAAGCGGCTGGGCATCACGTCGGGGATCTGCGTGCTGATCCAGCACGTGCCGGAGAGGGACGGCGACCGGTACGAGGCCATCTACAGCTTCTACTTCGGGGACTACGGGCACATCTCGGTGCAGGGGGCGTACCTGACGTACGAGGAATCCCACCTGGCCGTGACCGGCGGCTCCGGAGTGTTCGCGGGTGCCTACGGCCAGGTCAAGCTGCAGCAGATCGTCTTCCCCTTCAAGATCTTCTACACCTTCTACCTCAGGGGCATCCCCGACCTCCCCAAGGAGCTGCTCGGCACGCCGGTGCCGCCCTCGCCCGGCGTCGAGCCCACGCCCGCCGCCAAGGCCTGCGAGCCGGCCGCCGCCCTCAAGAATTACACCAACTGA